The genomic window AGCGCATGCCTGTCAATGACTAGGAATTAGGTCGGGGGCATGATCCGTCTGTCGGTTCCACCATGTGAACTCACACAGGTGTTTGAAGTGTCTCAGCTTTCTCATCGATGCCGTCACCGTTATATTCAGGGGACGTGTGATATGCCGCCTTGTCCGGAAATAGTAAATGGTGCTGATTCAGGGGTGAGGCAGGCTGTACATGATCTAGATTTTCGAGTAATATGACACCCTGGTTCTGGAGTATGCCCCTTCCTATTATGGTACTTTGGCAAGGCAATACAACGTTTTATTGTAGGCGCTCAGGGTGTAAATAACCTTCAACAATATCCAACTTACTGATTGTGGCAATGTCAAGCAAAGACTTGTTATAATGTCTTGACTCAAGTCGTACGCACCGACATAACAAAGCAGGAGGAACCTCGTGTTCGTAATAGACACAGTAATAGGTACGGTCGGGTGTCCTGAGATATATCCATATTCAATAGTCGCACGTAGTCAGTTTGCGGTGTGCAGACTGCACAATGGGAAAAGACTTGACTTGCCTGTGTATTGCGGGCTTAACCTCAGCCTCACACTCAAAAAGAGTAAGTTGCATATGCTGGATTTTATCATACGGATTACTTATTCGAAACTTAACATTAACATACTTTCACAATCCGGGACACAGATTAGGCCGGTCGAGTGGCCGTAAATGACGGGAGTCGGGACATTGCAGCCACAATCTGGGGAATGCTGTAGTATGAACCGTGAAATGAAATAAACCCGAATCGTTATTtcattttattatttaaagtcTGCTGCCGGAGTTTGACCTTGAAATGCCTGGCAACAAATGCTTCGCAAAATGCCTCCATCGTCTCGCAAAATACTGAAGCCATACAGTACAACGGCTTCGAAAACATGTTCCTGCAAATAGGGGTTCCGAATCGAGATAAGCTTGACTGAAACCTAATCGACTGTAAAACTGTAAAAAAGCGCCCAAATATTTAGGTTCACTTCATTATACTCAGCCCTTCTCATATAACAGAGCCGCGGATGCCGGAAGCCGATCTCCGCTGCCGATTTTGTCCGCTCCGCTCGACCTCCGCCTTGCCGCACACGACAAACAATGCCTGTCAAAAATTGGAAAATGAATAAATGGTGAAAATATGATGCTTGAATTAGTTGCCTATAGAAATATCACGACAATTAGTCTGATACAAGCTGAAATAGCGAACGCTGAACAAGGGTCAATTATCTTTATAACTGGCACTGCGCAATGCTTCATTCTGGAAGCCGGGGAAAGTATCGCGGAAAATTCATTCTCAATTCAAACTCTGCCATCTCGGAATAGGTCAAGTCAACGGCGGACATCAGCCTCACGGCGGAGCAAGGCGGACCATTATGGGCCTGGCGGGATGAAATACGACATCTTGAGGACTACAAATAGGAGAGTCGAACAGAAATATCCTACCTCATGACTTTTCCAAGATCCAGAGCAACTGAAGCACCTCCACAGATCTAATCACTATCTACAAGCATGACGCCCACAAAACTTGTCACTGTATATGGTGCCACTGGCCAGCAGGGCAGTAGTGTGATCAACTCCCTTTTAGAGAACAAGTCTGGAGAGTTTGCAATTCGCGCCATCACAAGAAATCGTGATTCCGATAAGAGCAGGGCATTCATCTCGAGAAGTGTTGAAGTTGTGAACGGAGACGGATTTTCCCAGGACCAGATGAACAATGCTTTCAAAGGGAGTTGGGCTGCATTTGTCAACACAAATAGCTCTGATCCAGTAAGTTCCCACACACGAAATGTACTGCCATACACGGAACTAATTGGACAGCTGCTAAACCGGCCCGGAGGCATGGCGGAAAGAGACCTGGGGAAAATCATTGTCGATGGCGCATTCGAGGCCGGGGTTCAGCATTTTGTGTACAGCGGTCTCGTTTCTGCCAGCCTGGCGACGAATGGACAAGTTCCCAGTAGCTCTTTTGATGGTACGATGGCGGAAGAATCTGACATTGCCCTTCCCAAGCTGACACTGAACTAGAAAAGCACGCAATTGGAGAGTATGCCAAGTCCAAGGGTTTTAAAAGCGTCGTCATCGTTAGCGCGGGTTGGTACATGGAGAACCATACCCTTCCCGAGTTTGTAGAATTGATGGGAGGGTTTCCGTTCACTGCCGATGCAGACGGATATCTTAGCCTACGACTTCCTCGTATTGGCGGGGACGACAAACTCCCCTTCATTGCCATGAAGGATGACTATGGCGACTTGGTTCACGGCGTTCTTCTGCAGCCGGAGACTTATAACGGTCAACTCATCCAAGCAGCTAGTGAAATGGCTAAACCCGACGAACTTGTGGCAAAGTTCCAGAGAAGTAAGTGCTTGAGCGGACGTAACCAGAAACAAGGTATACGCTAACGTGGAGCAAGTGACGGGAAAGAAATCACGATACCTGGCTATAGAGGATTGGAGGACAATTGAGACGTACGGTAGTCCTGATATCGAGGGATTGAAGACAATGTACGCCTTTTGTCAGTACGTTGATGGAAAATACTATGGCGTACCTAGCAGTTTGGAACaggccaaggagctcaaggcgAAGGCAATTGTAGCCAAAGGGTTGCCAAGAGAGGAGTATCCGCTTCTCAATCTGGAGGAATTTATCAAAAAGTATTTGATCATTTAGAGTCTCCTTGGGCTTCGCCCCTGATGAGCGCAGGCCGAGCCGAGAAGCAAGAGGGCACGAAAAACAACTTAACAGGCTAGACCATGTCAGTAGAATTTGATACTACTTTAATATAGTGTTTTTTACCTTGTACACTTCAAGTGTCTGATCAAATACTGCCAACGGCCGTCCAACCCTTTGAGTATGAGAAATAcatctggtggtggtgtaATACGAGGCAAAGATTGCGGCTCGGCACAATTTCCACGGCGTGCGCACAATCGCGCAACTCGAGCTCCTGGATAAATTATGCCGAGTCCCAGCTGAAGAGATTCCAATTATAACTGGGCTGCACTTCAAGACGATGATTGGTCGGGAGAACTGCCGTGGTCGTGCATCACATTGTCAAAACGCCGCTAAAATCGCGACATGGAACATTGTATGCAGTTTAGGGTGTACTATAGCTGCACAACATGCATGGTAAATTACAACCCATTCAATCAATATCAATTAATTACGATCCGCAACCAACACTGCTTCCAGTGGGAGCTGGCAAATGTCGCGAGAATCGTGTTTCACTTCGTCAGTTCAGCTCATCGTCATGTGAGCCTATAAGACGGACGTCGAATCCCTCCACCAAACCACCTTTTGGTACTCATACTGCTATTTCACATCAATTTGTACACATCTCCTGCCTCCTTACCAACCTGTACAAAGCGTTTCCGATACTTGGTATCTTGTATTCCATCATGAAGTGCAATTCAatcgccttggccgccctGGCCTTCATTGCCGGCAGTGTTATTGCTGCCCCGGCCAATATCGAAAGCCGAGATATTCCCCTGCTCGGCGGCCACTCTGGTCCTCTCCAAGGACTCGGCGAGACCCTCGACAGCATCGAGAAGCTGGTTCCCGGTCTGGGCCAGTAATCGTCCCGCGGTCTGACTGTGGAAACATGCTCGCTCTCAATGACAACAAATCGATTGCTGTGCTTGGCTTGGACATTTTCGACCCGAAAGCTCGTGTTCAATCGGTTTTTCTGCTGGGGTTATGGGTTTTTGCTGGATGACTCTGCAACTTGGCATGCTGAGTATTTGGTGCATGTAAATTGAAGGGGAATTCGGGGTTGGAACACGGGGAAAGACTCAGGTTTCTACAGGTTCATTGTTCAGTCCTGCACTATAATTCATTTActatttcttttttttttttttggctaCGCGTGGAATtttgcaaggccatgacAAAACAGCAACGCCTCTTGGCTGGTTGACTCGATGCCATTCACAGCCCGGCGTCAACGGCGGCGGactcaccaccagccatttcTAAAATAGGCAATTGCGCCCCACGCAGGCGGCGCCGCCCGGCGTTTGGATGCGGGGGGCCGGCGTGATGCTCACGGAGTCACGGGTCCTGCGACGGCCCTGCGTTCAATCTTCAGGTTGCGCGCAAATTTGCAGGCGTTCAACGGACAAGAAATCTATTGAAAGTGATTGCCAGACCAGTATTCTAGTGAATTATATACAAACGGGTGCTGTCTGCTTGCCGTGCCATCCATGTCGTTGCCAGTGGACGGCCGCCGGGGGCCGCGGAGACTCGTCATTCGGCCGCATCGATAATACTCATCCACCCTGATCCCTCTGTCGCCAATATCGATTATGACAAGTCGAGTTCATGAGTATACGGGTGCCGAGGTGGCCACCATCTCCATGAGCCATAATCATAGTAGTAGAATGCAGAATTTCTCGTCTTTGGGCAAATCTCATGAATCGGCGATACGATTCAGGCCATTGGACATGCAGCCAGCTGGATAATTCTCGCCTGTAGGGTGGTTTCCGTATTGCTGCTTGTTCGGCTGCCGTTTGTACATCAGTCGGAGACCGCGGGACCCGAGCCTGGCCGTATACTAATCAGTCTTGGCAATGAGGTTAAATCATGAACAAGTATTTATTATGAGaacagtactccgtatttaagaataaaattaaataagGATTTCTTTTCTGAATTACTTCTTTTCGGACATCATCTTCGCATACGTTGAAGCAGAAAGCACAAATTGCCACGTCGAACTTTCTTGCTCTTTCGTCCCTCAAAGTTCAAACCATGCCACTTGGCTCCGTGCATTCGGGAGACACCATTGTCAATGGAATGCCATCAAGCAAATCCATTGAGTCTCCTAAATTTACCTACCCAGCGGAAACATGCCGTCACATTGCTACAATACTCGCCTTTCCTTCAAAATGCTCCGCCCCTCCCGTACATTATGAGAACGCATGTCGGGAGATAATTGAACTCGCTGCTGCAATTTCCGCGTTTGAGCCAGTCCGCTTATATGCGAGACTAGAGGACTCGCACGTAGCGCAAAACATGTTGGATGGCAAAAGGCTGGGCCCGTTTGCAGTCGACATTATCCCTTTTGCCACCAACCATCTCTGGGTTCGTGATACAGCACCCGTCTATGTCCACGGCACGTCGCCCGAGACTAGGAACCACCGATATGCCATCAACTTCAGATTCAACGAATGGGGTGCAACAGTTCCCGATAATGGCTCTCTGAAGATTGGCGAGCAGTGGCCAAAACTGGCTGCGACACAGGTAGAGGAAAACACGACGTTTGCAAAGCGTGTGATTCAGCAAGACACACACCCGTCGCCCGTCACATGCATAGAATCCAAGATTCGCCTGGAAGGCGGCGCGCTGGTCTACGACGGCGAGGGAACCCTCATCGCGAGCGAGAGCAGCATTATTGGCGACGACCGAAATCCGCACTTGTCCAAGCAAGAGATTGAGGATGAGCTGCGCCGTCTGCTTGGTGCCACCAAAATTATTTGGTTTCCGGGGTTCAAAAATCTAGACCCTACGGATGTCCATGCCGATGCGGAGCTTCAGTTTATTCGACCAGGCGTCCTCGTCGTGTCGCGGCCGCATGAGAGCGCGGAAGAGCGGTGGCACCAGGTTTACAAGCAAGTCAAGGCGgccgttggcggcaacaGGGATGCCCGAGGGCGACTCTTTGAGATGTATGAAATTGCCGAGCCAGATCCAAAATGTACTGGGTGTCTGGAACATGAGGACCCGGCGACCAACTATGTCAACTTCTACTTTGCCAATGGGGCTGTGATTCTGCCCAAATTCGGCGACCATGATGCAGACACGGCGGCGTTGATAAAGATACAGGAGTTGTGTCCTGATAGAGTTGTCAGGCAAGTATATGTCAACGCTCTCCCGCTGACTGGCGGCGTGATACATTGTTCCACGCAGCCAGTGGTCGATTTTGAAGATGTTTGAGCGAGGCTGAGGTTCATAAAGTAAACAGTGTCATTCTAAAAACTTGGAGATGTACTTGAATGGCAATTGATGCAAATTTGTGTGAAAATGTGAACACATCTCGCCTGCACAGATAGCTTGGTCCCCAGGTGCTGAGCTCAGTCCACCGGTTCGCTTTGTATGATAGATAAATATCGGAAAGTaggacaagaccatgtcaTTAATATTGAATTATCAACCATTACTCTCGTTTATTTCCGCGCTGTCCAAACACGCCCCCTGAAAGTCCTCCATCCTCGGTTGCTAGTACTTCAGGGTAGCAAATGTCTATAGTGCTTGCAATTTCCCGTGTTCTGTCGATGCATTTATGAGTAATATCAGCAGGTGAGACTTTTCATcacgatttttttttttttttgattttttaatttttggttttttactttttcttttttgcgCTTTCGGTAATTGCACTGTGATTATTCACTTGATCAGTGTTACTGCAGATTGATAGCGTCGGGTTGGTTGTCGGTAGTACTTGACGGTACAAGTCCCATCAACACTTTCTCGTCTAGCTTTCGACTTCAAACCACGATTCCATTAGATCAACAGCCCATTGACAAAAGGAAAGTTAAATTCACAGACTAATGTCGCAATAATGTCGCAATATCGCTCCgtctcgccgccgtcagGTGCCGGGGTAGTGGCCTTCAATGTCGTCGGTACATGTCAAGTACGAGTTGACGTGAAATCACGAGACGAGTGGAGTCTGGTTGACACTCGGATCATGCATCGTCCAGAAGTTGGCTGGTCTTTGCTTTCAGCCTCCTCCGCACTTGTTCCTTCAAAACCTGCAAACAAGCAAAGGATCCTCATCATGGACTGTTCGTGCTGCGGGCCAGGCTCTTCGTCGCTGCCGGCGAGTGCCTCTTTGCCTCTTGGAAACGATGACTCGAGGAACTCGGCTCCCCCATCGGGTGCTGTTGCATCTCGGGCAACCGATTGCGACATCGTCCAAATTCGTCCTGGCAACCAAGCCGCGGAGCTGGAAGTCGGTTGCGAGGATGCTGAAACGACCTCCAAAGAAGCTTGCCAGGACAGTTGCTGCGGAGGCAGCACCGTCGACCTTGGGCCAACAAACGATTCAGACGATGCTCCAACAGACCTCCCCCCAGTTTGCACCGACTCCTGTTGCGATGGAGAGGCAACCCCGGACATCCATGAATCCCCCCCTGGAGTCGCcaaagaggaggaggatggggCTTCGACTAAAGAGTCTGCTGACGATTGCTGCcgtccttctcctcccgCTTGTAGCCTTGGATGCTGCGATAAACAAGAGCCCGTCCCTGCAGAAGAAGGAATAGTCCACTCGCCAGACAAGGACTGTTCAGATAACTGCTGCAGTGCCAAATCGGATCCCAAATCACCAGAATGCTGCCGTGGCAAGCCGTCGCCATGCTGCGACGAATCTTGCCTGGACCGCTTGGCTCTACGGGAATGTGACTCTACAGCAGGCCCAGCTTGCGGCGGGCAGAAGCACCAACCTTGTGACCAGCACCGACTCTCGATTCGCCAGCAGTATCGTGCCCGTCTCGATGCGCTCGGATGTATCTGCCGTGCGCTGCTCGCGTTGGGGAAGGAGACTTGCTGTGATCCCCGATGGTCTTCCACTCCAGTGAAGCCTAAAGGCTGCagtcgcagtcgcagtcgGAAAGAGGCTGACCGCATTTCTATTTCATCTTGCTGCTCGAGCTCCATGGCAAAGACACAATCTACTTGCAAACGAAGACCAGCCAGACATCAGTCCAAAGCATCATGCAGTCCTCCTAGTCCAACACAGTCTGCCAGATCCGATGGTTCTTGCTGCAAGCCAATCACGAAACTTTCGTCAAAGCCCTCTCTCTTTAATCCTGAGGATCAATCCGTCGTTGGAATCGAGGCCGTGGGCTCTAGAACCAAAGGCTGTGGCAATCGTCTCCCCGCCGCTGACATGAAACCTGTCCAACATCAAGGCGATGCCAGCACAACCATGTCGAAGGAAATCAGCGCTCGGAACAATGACATTGAACATGTAGTTCTTTCCGTTTCTGGAATGACCTGCACAGGCTGCGAAACAAAACTAAATAGAACTCTTGGGGTGATATCCGGAGTCAAGAACCTGAAGACCAGCCTCGTCCTTTCCAGAGCGGAATTCGACATTGACCTCAATATTGTGACTTGCGACTACGTCATGAAACATCTAGAACGAAGAACTGAATTCAAATGCGAGGTCCTTACCAACAATGGATTCACCCTCGACCTCGTTATAAGTGAAGATCCGGCAATGTTTGTCAACCAATCTTTTCCTGATGGCGTATTGGATATTACCCTCGTCAAAAAGGATGTCGTGAGAGTCTCTTTCGATCCGCTCATCATCGGGCCCCGAGATCTCATGCAAAGGCACTGGAAAGGGCGTGCCACCCTTGCGCCCGGAAGTGATGATCCTGGACTTGCGGCGGGAAGAAAGCACGTTTCCTACCTGGGATACATGACTATTCTATCTATAGCTCTGACTATTCCGGTGCTTGTCCTGGCCTGGGCTCCCTTGCCCAAGAGAGATGTCGCATATAGCTCTGCTTCTCTAGTCCTCGCTACCATTGTGCAGGTGTTGATTGCAGGGCCGTTCTATCCCAAGGCACTGAAAGCGCTTCTGTTTTCACGAGTTATCGAAATGGACCTCTTGATCGTACTCAGTACGAGTGCCGCGTACGTATTCTCCGTGGTATCGTTTGGCTACCTAGCAGCCAAGAAGCCTCTCCCCACCGGACAGTTCTTCGAGACAAGCACTCTCCTTGTCACATTGATCATGGTTGGGAGATATGTTGCAGCACTTGCGCGCCAAAAGGCGGTCGAATCCATTTCCATGAGGACATTGCAGGCTGAGACCGCTCTTCTGGTGGTGAATGGCGACACATCAAAAACCGAGACTGTTGATGTGCGGTTACTTCAATACGGCGACACGTTCAAAGTCCCCCCCGAAACCAGAATGCCAACTGATGGGGTTGTATTGTCTGGTTCCTCCGAAGTAGATGAATCTATGCTGACTGGAGAGTCGCTTCCGGTtgaaaagacggccaaaTCGAGTGTCATCGCGGGGACTTTGAACGGCCCTGGTACTCTGATTGTCCGACTCAAACGCCTCCCAGGCGACAACACAATCGCTACCATCGCAGCTATGGTTGACCAAGCAAAGTTGTCTAAGCCCAAGATGCAAGAACTTGCAGACAAGGTGGCTTCCTATTTTGTCCCGGTAGTTGTTGGATTAACAATCATCACCTTTGTAATTTGGGTTGCCGTCGGGATAGCAATACAGCACAAGTCTGGATCTGGAGCAGCAGTGCAGGCAATCACCTATGCCATCACCGTGCTTATTGTGTCTTGCCCATGCGCTGTTGGGCTTGCGGTACCCATGGTCATCGTCATTGCTAGCGGAATTGCAGCTGAACGAGGAGTCATCTTCAAGTCTGCGAACGCGATTGAGATTGCACATCAAACAACCCATCTTGTTCTAGACAAGACTGGCACGCTAACCGAGGGCAAGTTGAGCGTCACCGCGGAGAACATTGTATCTGACAATCAGAACTTGTCGCTTCTTCTGGGACTAATCGCCGACAATAAGCATCCAGTGTCCATTGCGATTGCCAACCATCTCAGAAACAGGCATATTGTGGCAACTCCCGTGCGTGACGTAAAGAGTCTGGTAGGCAAAGGTGTTATGGGCTTGGCCGGCGACAAGACCTTGCGTGCCGGCAACTCACGTTGGTTAGACTTTGATTCTCACCCTGCGGTACGAGCTGTCGATGCTCAAGAGCATACTGTGTTTTGTTTCTCCGTCGATGGTCAATTGGCCGCCGTATTTGGCCTAAAGGATTCCCTCCGCCCGGATGCTCTACATGTGGTTGGCCTACTTCAGCAACAGGGAATCTCTGTGCATATAGTCTCTGGCGATGATAATGGACCTGTTCAAGGTGTGGCCTCCAAACTGGGAATACCCACGAGCCACACACGCTCCCGCAGCACGCCAGCCGATAAGCAACTCTATATCAAGCGCCTCCTGGAAGAAACCACAGAGACAAAGAAACCGGTTGTCGTTTTCTGCGGCGATGGCACAAATGATTCAGTAGCCCTCGCCCAAGCAACCATTGGCGTCCACATGCATGAGGGCAGTGATGT from Metarhizium brunneum chromosome 2, complete sequence includes these protein-coding regions:
- the himF_0 gene encoding NmrA-like family domain-containing oxidoreductase himF, which gives rise to MTPTKLVTVYGATGQQGSSVINSLLENKSGEFAIRAITRNRDSDKSRAFISRSVEVVNGDGFSQDQMNNAFKGSWAAFVNTNSSDPLLNRPGGMAERDLGKIIVDGAFEAGVQHFVYSGLVSASLATNGQVPSSSFDEKHAIGEYAKSKGFKSVVIVSAGWYMENHTLPEFVELMGGFPFTADADGYLSLRLPRIGGDDKLPFIAMKDDYGDLVHGVLLQPETYNGQLIQAASEMAKPDELVAKFQRMTGKKSRYLAIEDWRTIETYGSPDIEGLKTMYAFCQYVDGKYYGVPSSLEQAKELKAKAIVAKGLPREEYPLLNLEEFIKKYLII
- the PCA1_0 gene encoding P-type cation-transporting ATPase translates to MSKEISARNNDIEHVVLSVSGMTCTGCETKLNRTLGVISGVKNLKTSLVLSRAEFDIDLNIVTCDYVMKHLERRTEFKCEVLTNNGFTLDLVISEDPAMFVNQSFPDGVLDITLVKKDVVRVSFDPLIIGPRDLMQRHWKGRATLAPGSDDPGLAAGRKHVSYLGYMTILSIALTIPVLVLAWAPLPKRDVAYSSASLVLATIVQVLIAGPFYPKALKALLFSRVIEMDLLIVLSTSAAYVFSVVSFGYLAAKKPLPTGQFFETSTLLVTLIMVGRYVAALARQKAVESISMRTLQAETALLVVNGDTSKTETVDVRLLQYGDTFKVPPETRMPTDGVVLSGSSEVDESMLTGESLPVEKTAKSSVIAGTLNGPGTLIVRLKRLPGDNTIATIAAMVDQAKLSKPKMQELADKVASYFVPVVVGLTIITFVIWVAVGIAIQHKSGSGAAVQAITYAITVLIVSCPCAVGLAVPMVIVIASGIAAERGVIFKSANAIEIAHQTTHLVLDKTGTLTEGKLSVTAENIVSDNQNLSLLLGLIADNKHPVSIAIANHLRNRHIVATPVRDVKSLVGKGVMGLAGDKTLRAGNSRWLDFDSHPAVRAVDAQEHTVFCFSVDGQLAAVFGLKDSLRPDALHVVGLLQQQGISVHIVSGDDNGPVQGVASKLGIPTSHTRSRSTPADKQLYIKRLLEETTETKKPVVVFCGDGTNDSVALAQATIGVHMHEGSDVAQSAADVVLMRPGLAGLVTVREVSKASVRRIKFNFAWAFVYNTFAVLLAAGAFVNARIPPEYAGLGELVSVLPVIAAAVLMRWSKV